From Sceloporus undulatus isolate JIND9_A2432 ecotype Alabama chromosome 6, SceUnd_v1.1, whole genome shotgun sequence, one genomic window encodes:
- the COASY gene encoding bifunctional coenzyme A synthase, which translates to MSVFRSGLLVLTSPLSKLSLRLVPILTSAARLVQDTLYVHLQPGLSLTGSTQPRSTYVPATSEVYSLITKLYADAGIHHHLDVRVLLTNILNQGASPPALGSVQNLSQPPEVVLTDFETRDGGQSNPVKQRLERYATSCYSCRPNLISVLLYPEYELEPNDGELSPQQEASVTEEPLQSYSDVVVGGTFDRLHCGHKILLSVSCMLAENRLLVGVSDKDLLKNKTLMELILPFEQRVAQLNEFLVDIKPSLRYEIVPIFDYFGPSITDSELKCIVVSEETLKGGLAVNRKRVENNLPELALHTIKLAIDPQHAGYEEEKISSSSLRCRLLGTLLRSPRKEPSLPLYPYIIGLTGGSGSGKSSVAQHLVRLGAFHLDLDRLGHNIYMPGGPVYEQVVETFGTDILKEDGTINRQVLGAKVFGDQEQLKKLNNIMWPVMARMAKEKIDEAAAQGKAVCVLDGAMLLEAGWSEMVHEVWSIIIPEDEAIRRIVARDGLSEEAAQLRLQNQMSNSQRVKQSHVVLCTMWEPEVTYKMTEKAWALLQKRLKDK; encoded by the exons ATGTCGGTTTTCCGCTCAGGCCTTCTGGTTCTCACATCACCACTGTCAAAACTTTCCCTGCGCCTTGTTCCTATTCTCACATCAGCTGCCCGGCTGGTACAAGACACCCTCTATGTTCATCTGCAGCCAGGGCTCAGCCTGACAGGTTCCACGCAACCCCGCTCCACATATGTCCCGGCTACATCTGAGGTCTACAGCCTGATCACCAAGTTGTATGCTGATGCTGGTATCCACCACCACCTTGACGTCCGAGTGTTGCTCACCAACATCCTCAACCAGGGTGCTTCTCCTCCTGCACTTGGGTCTGTGCAGAATCTTTCCCAGCCACCTGAAGTGGTGCTCACTGACTTTGAAACCAGAGATGGTGGGCAGTCCAACCCCGTCAAGCAGCGCCTGGAACGGTATGCGACTAGCTGCTACAGCTGTCGACCCAATCTCATCTCTGTTTTGCTATATCCAGAGTATGAACTAGAACCTAATGATGGGGAGCTGTCCCCACAGCAGGAGGCCAGTGTGACAGAGGAGCCTTTGCAGAGCTACAGTGATGTTGTCGTGGGAGGCACTTTCGATAGACTTCACTGTGGTCACAAGATCCTTCTGAGTGTGAGCTGTATGCTGGCGGAAAACCGGCTTCTCGTGGGTGTCTCCGACAAAGATCTCCTGAAAA ATAAGACGCTGATGGAGCTGATCCTTCCCTTTGAACAGCGTGTAGCTCAGCTTAATGAATTCCTGGTGGACATCAAGCCCTCCTTGCGGTATGAAATCGTCCCTATTTTTGACTACTTCGGCCCATCCATTACAGACTCTGAACTGAAGTGTATCGTGGTCAGCGAAGAAACTCTCAAGGGTGGTCTGGCAGTCAACAGGAAGAGGGTAGAAAAT AATCTGCCTGAGCTGGCTCTTCACACAATCAAGTTGGCCATTGACCCACAGCATGCCGGGTATGAGGAAGAGAAGATCAGTTCCTCTAGCTTGCGGTGCAGGTTGCTTGGGACACTGCTGCGCTCCCCGAGG AAAGAACCATCTCTTCCACTCTACCCGTACATTATCGGCCTGACAGGTGGATCTGGTAGTGGCAAGAGTTCAGTTGCACAACATTTGGTTCGTCTTGGTGCTTTCCATTTGGATCTGGACCGTCTAGGACACAATATCTACATGCCAGGAGGTCCTGTTTATGAGCAAGTGGTAGAAACATTTGGAACAG ATATTTTGAAAGAAGATGGAACCATCAACAGGCAGGTCTTGGGGGCCAAAGTATTTGGAGATCAG GAGCAGCTGAAGAAGCTCAACAATATAATGTGGCCAGTGATGGCTCGAATGGCGAAAGAAAAAATTGATGAGGCAGCAGCGCAGG GAAAAGCTGTGTGTGTCTTAGATGGAGCCATGTTGCTGGAGGCAGGCTGGTCAGAAATGGTTCATGAAGTCTGGTCAATTATCATCCCTGAGGATGAG gCCATTAGACGCATCGTTGCCAGAGATGGCCTAAGTGAGGAAGCTGCCCAGTTGCGGCTGCAAAACCAAATGTCCAACAGCCAGCGTGTGAAACAGTCACATGTGGTCCTTTGCACAATGTGGGAGCCAGAGGTTACCTATAAGATG ACAGAAAAGGCATGGGCCCTGCTTCAGAAACGCCTCAAGGACAAGTAG